The following proteins are co-located in the Streptococcus downei MFe28 genome:
- the ptsP gene encoding phosphoenolpyruvate--protein phosphotransferase: MTEMLKGIAASDGVAVAKAYLLVQPDLSFETVSVSDTDAEEARLDAALAASQDELSLIREKAVGSLGEEAAAVFDAHLMVLADPEMIGQIKETIRAKEVNAEAALTEVTDMFITIFEGMEDNPYMQERAADIRDVTKRVLANLLGKKLPNPASINEESIVIANDLTPSDTAQLDKKFVKAFVTNIGGRTSHSAIMARTLEIAAVLGTNNVTEVVKQGDVVAVNGITGQVIVNPSDEQVAEFKAAGEAYAKQKAEWALLKDAETVTADGKHFELAANIGTPKDVEGVNANGAEAVGLYRTEFLYMDSQDFPTEDEQYQAYKEVLEGMNGKPVVVRTMDIGGDKELPYFDLPKEMNPFLGFRALRISISETGDAMFRTQIRALLRASVHGHLRIMFPMVALLKEFRAAKAVFNEEKSKLQAEGVPVADDIEVGIMIEIPAAAMLADQFAKEVDFFSIGTNDLIQYTMAADRMNEQVSYLYQPYNPSILRLINNVVKAAHAEGKWAGMCGEMAGDQKAVPLLVGIGLDEFSMSATSVLRTRSLMKKLDTKKMEELAQRALTECSTMEEVLELEKEYVDVD, encoded by the coding sequence ATGACAGAAATGCTAAAAGGAATTGCAGCATCTGATGGTGTTGCCGTTGCTAAGGCATATCTGCTGGTTCAACCGGATTTATCATTTGAAACTGTATCAGTTTCAGATACAGATGCAGAAGAAGCTCGTCTAGACGCAGCTCTAGCAGCGTCTCAGGACGAGCTTTCTCTTATCCGTGAAAAAGCAGTAGGAAGCCTTGGTGAAGAAGCTGCAGCCGTATTTGATGCCCACCTGATGGTGCTGGCTGACCCAGAAATGATTGGTCAAATTAAGGAGACCATCCGGGCCAAGGAAGTCAATGCAGAAGCTGCCCTGACTGAAGTGACCGACATGTTTATCACCATCTTTGAAGGCATGGAAGATAATCCTTACATGCAAGAAAGGGCGGCAGATATTCGTGACGTGACCAAGCGTGTCTTGGCAAACTTATTAGGTAAGAAATTGCCAAATCCAGCCTCTATCAATGAAGAATCAATCGTTATCGCTAACGATTTGACCCCTTCTGATACCGCACAGTTGGACAAGAAGTTTGTTAAGGCCTTTGTTACTAACATTGGTGGACGGACTTCTCACTCAGCTATCATGGCTCGTACTTTGGAAATCGCTGCGGTACTTGGTACTAATAATGTCACCGAAGTGGTTAAACAGGGTGATGTCGTTGCTGTTAACGGTATTACTGGTCAAGTAATTGTTAACCCAAGTGATGAGCAAGTAGCTGAATTTAAGGCTGCAGGTGAAGCCTATGCTAAGCAAAAGGCTGAATGGGCTCTGCTCAAAGATGCTGAAACCGTAACAGCTGATGGTAAGCACTTTGAATTGGCAGCCAATATTGGTACGCCAAAAGACGTTGAAGGTGTTAATGCCAATGGTGCCGAAGCTGTAGGTCTATATCGGACTGAGTTCCTCTATATGGACTCACAAGACTTCCCAACCGAAGATGAACAGTATCAAGCCTACAAGGAAGTCCTTGAAGGTATGAATGGTAAGCCAGTAGTGGTTCGGACTATGGACATCGGTGGTGATAAGGAATTGCCATACTTTGACCTACCAAAAGAAATGAATCCATTCCTTGGTTTCCGTGCTTTGCGTATTTCTATTTCAGAAACTGGCGATGCTATGTTCCGTACGCAAATTCGTGCCCTTCTTCGTGCTTCTGTTCATGGTCACCTGCGGATTATGTTCCCAATGGTTGCCCTGCTTAAAGAATTCCGTGCTGCTAAGGCAGTCTTCAATGAAGAAAAGTCTAAATTGCAGGCAGAAGGCGTTCCAGTGGCAGACGATATTGAAGTTGGTATCATGATTGAAATCCCTGCTGCAGCCATGTTGGCTGACCAATTTGCTAAGGAAGTGGATTTCTTCTCCATCGGTACTAACGACTTGATTCAATACACCATGGCTGCTGACCGGATGAATGAACAAGTTTCTTACCTTTATCAACCTTACAACCCATCTATTCTGCGCTTGATTAACAATGTTGTTAAGGCAGCACACGCAGAAGGCAAATGGGCTGGTATGTGTGGAGAAATGGCTGGTGACCAAAAGGCAGTCCCTCTTCTCGTTGGTATCGGACTTGATGAGTTCTCTATGTCTGCGACTTCCGTACTTCGGACACGTAGCCTGATGAAGAAACTAGATACCAAGAAGATGGAAGAATTGGCGCAACGTGCCTTGACCGAATGTTCTACTATGGAAGAAGTTCTGGAACTTGAAAAGGAATACGTTGACGTTGACTAG
- a CDS encoding phosphocarrier protein HPr, with the protein MASKDFHIVAETGIHARPATLLVQTASKFASDITLDYKGKSVNLKSIMGVMSLGVGQGADVTISAEGTDADDAIAAIEETMTKEGLA; encoded by the coding sequence TAAAGATTTCCACATTGTTGCAGAAACAGGTATTCACGCACGTCCAGCTACCTTGCTTGTTCAAACAGCTAGCAAGTTTGCTTCAGACATTACTTTGGATTACAAGGGTAAATCAGTAAACCTTAAATCAATCATGGGTGTTATGAGCCTTGGTGTTGGTCAAGGTGCTGATGTTACTATCTCAGCTGAAGGTACTGATGCTGATGATGCTATCGCAGCTATCGAAGAAACAATGACAAAAGAAGGATTGGCATAA